A stretch of Kaistella flava (ex Peng et al. 2021) DNA encodes these proteins:
- a CDS encoding phosphatidylserine decarboxylase, whose protein sequence is MKFKRPNKKWTIVWFISALIFVLAVFPVPAQKPIKYVDRETGQIQIENVYGEKWLDWLYHNPVGEATLWTIAKRKLITSLYGDAMEKPASADKIMPFVKEYGVDLSIAQKQNFTSFNDFFIRKLKPEARPIAADSLAVASPADGKILAYENINNADFYIKGFRFNVNSFLNNPELAKKYEDGAMIVFRLAPPDYHRYHFPVSGITGSSNIKINGDYYSVNPLALRKKAEIFWLNKREYGVIKSPLFGDVVMVEVGATMVGSMIQTYSGTTVKKGEEKGYFKFGGSTVVLLFEKDKIIIDEDLLNNTSKGLETTIKMGERIAVKK, encoded by the coding sequence ATGAAATTTAAAAGACCAAATAAAAAATGGACGATCGTCTGGTTTATTTCAGCCCTTATTTTCGTGCTCGCTGTTTTTCCGGTTCCGGCCCAAAAACCGATCAAATATGTTGACAGAGAAACCGGACAGATTCAAATTGAAAATGTTTACGGCGAAAAATGGCTGGATTGGCTTTATCATAATCCCGTTGGCGAAGCGACTTTATGGACCATCGCAAAACGAAAACTCATCACTTCTCTGTACGGCGATGCAATGGAAAAACCTGCCTCTGCCGATAAAATAATGCCGTTTGTAAAAGAATACGGCGTTGATCTCAGTATTGCACAAAAACAAAACTTTACCAGTTTTAATGACTTTTTTATTCGCAAACTTAAACCTGAAGCCAGACCAATCGCTGCAGACTCTCTCGCAGTAGCCTCGCCAGCGGATGGGAAAATTTTAGCCTATGAAAATATTAATAACGCTGATTTTTACATCAAAGGTTTTCGGTTTAATGTGAACTCCTTTTTAAACAATCCAGAATTAGCAAAAAAATACGAAGACGGAGCCATGATCGTTTTCCGCCTTGCACCGCCGGACTATCACCGATATCATTTCCCTGTAAGCGGGATCACAGGAAGTTCAAATATAAAAATAAATGGCGATTACTATTCCGTAAATCCTCTGGCACTTCGTAAAAAAGCCGAAATTTTCTGGCTCAACAAAAGAGAATACGGTGTGATAAAAAGTCCGTTATTCGGCGATGTCGTTATGGTAGAAGTTGGTGCAACAATGGTCGGAAGCATGATTCAAACTTACAGTGGCACAACAGTTAAAAAAGGCGAAGAAAAAGGATATTTTAAATTTGGTGGTTCTACCGTAGTTTTATTATTTGAAAAAGATAAAATTATAATTGATGAAGACTTATTAAATAATACTTCAAAAGGTTTAGAAACGACAATAAAAATGGGTGAACGGATTGCTGTAAAAAAATAA
- the sucC gene encoding ADP-forming succinate--CoA ligase subunit beta: MNLHEYQSKEILAKYGVNIQRGFIANTVEEAEAAAKKLTEMNGNEGWVVKAQVHAGGRGKGGGVKFSPNMEKLKENAGNIIGMQLVTPQTSAEGKKVNFILVAEDVYYPGETETKEFYVSILLDRAQGKNMIVYSTEGGMDIEHVAEVTPHLIHNEVVDPSVGLQGFQARKIAFNLGLEGAAHKDFVKFIASLYNAYVGIDASLFEINPVLKTSDNKIIAVDAKVSLDDNALFRHKDLAALRDTREEDATDVEAGEAGLNFVKLDGDVACMVNGAGLAMATMDIIKLSGGNPANFLDVGGTADAERVQKAFGIILKDENVKAILINIFGGIVRCDRVAQGIVDAYKAMGSLPVPLIVRLQGTNAVEAKQLIDDSGLPVHSVITLEEAANKVKEVLGH; encoded by the coding sequence ATGAATCTTCACGAGTACCAATCCAAAGAGATTTTGGCAAAATACGGAGTTAACATCCAACGAGGTTTTATCGCAAACACTGTGGAAGAAGCAGAAGCAGCAGCGAAAAAACTGACTGAAATGAACGGAAACGAAGGCTGGGTCGTTAAAGCACAAGTTCACGCAGGTGGACGTGGTAAAGGCGGCGGCGTTAAGTTTTCTCCGAACATGGAAAAACTGAAAGAAAATGCTGGAAACATCATCGGAATGCAGTTGGTTACTCCACAAACTTCTGCGGAAGGGAAAAAAGTAAATTTCATTTTGGTAGCTGAAGATGTTTATTACCCAGGAGAAACCGAAACTAAAGAGTTTTATGTTTCTATCCTTTTAGACAGAGCGCAAGGAAAAAATATGATCGTTTATTCTACAGAAGGTGGAATGGATATTGAGCACGTTGCAGAAGTAACTCCTCATTTAATTCATAACGAAGTTGTTGATCCTTCAGTTGGATTGCAAGGTTTCCAGGCAAGAAAAATCGCTTTCAACTTAGGTTTAGAAGGTGCTGCTCATAAAGATTTCGTAAAATTCATCGCTTCTCTTTACAACGCTTATGTTGGAATTGATGCTTCTCTTTTCGAAATTAACCCAGTTTTAAAAACTTCTGACAATAAAATTATCGCTGTTGATGCTAAAGTTTCTTTAGATGACAACGCTTTATTCCGTCACAAAGATTTAGCTGCATTAAGAGATACAAGAGAAGAAGATGCTACGGATGTTGAAGCTGGTGAAGCTGGTTTGAACTTCGTGAAGTTGGATGGTGACGTTGCTTGTATGGTAAACGGAGCTGGTCTTGCGATGGCAACTATGGATATCATTAAATTATCTGGTGGTAACCCAGCGAATTTCTTGGACGTTGGTGGTACTGCTGATGCAGAAAGAGTTCAGAAAGCTTTCGGAATTATCTTGAAAGACGAAAACGTAAAAGCAATTTTGATTAACATCTTCGGTGGAATCGTACGTTGCGATAGAGTTGCTCAAGGTATCGTAGATGCTTACAAAGCGATGGGAAGCCTTCCAGTTCCATTGATCGTGAGATTACAAGGAACTAATGCAGTTGAAGCAAAACAATTAATCGATGATTCTGGTTTACCGGTTCATTCTGTAATTACTTTGGAAGAAGCTGCTAATAAAGTAAAAGAAGTTTTAGGTCACTAA
- a CDS encoding reprolysin-like metallopeptidase — protein MKTKTFTLSCLMFAAFGFGQNYWSKVNVLPKGNLTARDAKPKEFSVYQLNIEKIKNDLATAPKRFASKDGRVVTFPDADGKFRSYIVQEASVMAPGLQAKYPELRSYVGYEKGNSQNSIRFSVTPDQGISAMYFDGWEVSYLDSYTKDNSNYMIYKRKDMPINDHLFECKVEGVIEDEGDLGNKAPLVADGKFRTYRLALAATGEYTTFHGGTVPKALASMVVAMTRVNGVYEKTASVTMVMIDNTDELIYTDPVTDPYTNNDGGKMLTENKNNVNAVIGSANYDIGHVFSTGGGGVAYLASVCTANKAGGVTGLPAPTNDVFYIDYVAHEMGHQFGGNHTFRANTGSCQGNGNNSTAFEPGGGTTIMAYAGICTATNNVQNNSDPYFHSATVNEIYKVITKTSDCSVKTENVNMVPTADAGLDYTIPKGTAFVLTGIGTDPDNDPITYLWEQLDSQSNTQPPVSTATGGPVFRSYTPTESPSRYFPMMTSILANNLTPKWEVMPSVARKLNFSLLVNDNNPIGNQAARDQMLVTVVDAGPFKVTSQTANTDYDGDGPMTVTWDVAGTSIAPVSTYNVSILMSKNGGVSFDVVLAESVPNNGSAVVTLPNETIGNARLMVKAVDNIYFAVNSSLFKVKKTLATADVKLKNASIYPNPAKNEVNIKMNNSEGSKYMIYDGSGRLVNSGNVSADGKVSLEKIANGNYVLTIQLKNGEKVSEKLMIKK, from the coding sequence ATGAAAACAAAAACCTTTACCCTCTCTTGCTTAATGTTTGCAGCATTTGGCTTCGGACAAAACTATTGGTCGAAAGTCAATGTTTTGCCAAAAGGAAATCTTACCGCCAGAGACGCTAAGCCAAAAGAATTCTCTGTATATCAACTTAATATTGAAAAAATAAAAAACGATCTGGCAACTGCTCCAAAGAGATTTGCAAGTAAAGATGGTCGTGTAGTAACTTTTCCAGATGCTGATGGCAAGTTCCGATCTTATATTGTACAGGAGGCTTCTGTAATGGCGCCAGGCTTACAAGCTAAATATCCCGAGCTTAGATCTTATGTAGGTTATGAGAAAGGGAATTCGCAAAATTCTATTCGTTTCAGTGTAACGCCAGATCAAGGAATCAGCGCGATGTATTTTGACGGTTGGGAAGTGAGTTATTTGGATAGTTATACCAAAGATAACTCCAACTATATGATTTACAAAAGAAAAGATATGCCGATTAACGACCATCTTTTTGAATGTAAAGTTGAAGGAGTAATCGAAGATGAAGGAGATCTTGGAAATAAAGCGCCTTTAGTAGCAGACGGAAAATTTAGAACATATCGTCTTGCTTTGGCTGCGACCGGAGAATATACGACGTTCCACGGAGGTACTGTGCCAAAGGCTCTTGCTTCAATGGTAGTTGCTATGACCAGAGTAAATGGGGTGTATGAAAAAACAGCTTCAGTAACAATGGTAATGATTGATAATACTGATGAATTAATTTATACCGATCCTGTTACGGATCCTTATACCAACAACGATGGTGGTAAAATGCTGACTGAAAATAAAAACAATGTCAATGCGGTTATCGGAAGTGCTAATTATGATATAGGACACGTGTTCTCTACTGGTGGTGGAGGTGTTGCGTATTTAGCGAGCGTTTGTACGGCGAATAAAGCTGGAGGTGTTACGGGTTTACCTGCTCCAACTAACGATGTCTTCTATATTGATTATGTAGCTCATGAAATGGGACATCAGTTTGGAGGAAACCATACCTTTAGAGCAAATACGGGATCGTGTCAAGGTAATGGTAATAATTCAACTGCTTTTGAACCGGGTGGAGGAACTACCATTATGGCTTATGCAGGAATTTGTACAGCAACTAATAATGTTCAAAATAATAGTGATCCTTATTTTCACTCAGCTACCGTGAATGAAATCTACAAAGTGATCACAAAAACGAGTGATTGTTCTGTAAAAACAGAAAATGTTAATATGGTTCCTACTGCAGATGCTGGTTTGGATTATACGATTCCAAAAGGAACAGCTTTCGTATTGACAGGTATTGGAACAGATCCAGATAATGATCCTATTACTTATTTGTGGGAACAGTTAGACAGCCAGTCTAATACACAGCCTCCAGTTTCTACTGCGACAGGTGGGCCGGTTTTCCGTTCTTATACTCCTACTGAATCACCATCAAGGTATTTCCCGATGATGACTTCTATCTTGGCGAATAACTTAACTCCTAAGTGGGAAGTTATGCCAAGCGTTGCCAGAAAGTTAAACTTCTCACTTTTAGTGAATGATAATAACCCTATAGGTAACCAAGCAGCAAGAGATCAAATGCTTGTAACTGTTGTAGATGCGGGTCCGTTTAAGGTAACTTCTCAAACAGCAAATACTGACTATGATGGTGATGGTCCGATGACAGTGACTTGGGATGTTGCAGGAACTAGTATTGCGCCAGTTAGTACTTATAATGTAAGTATTTTAATGTCTAAAAATGGTGGAGTTTCTTTTGATGTCGTTCTTGCGGAAAGCGTTCCTAATAATGGTTCAGCAGTCGTAACTCTTCCAAATGAAACTATTGGAAATGCAAGGCTTATGGTGAAAGCGGTTGATAATATCTATTTTGCAGTGAATTCTTCTTTGTTTAAAGTAAAGAAGACCTTAGCAACTGCTGATGTCAAGTTGAAAAATGCTTCAATTTATCCAAATCCTGCGAAGAATGAAGTGAATATTAAAATGAATAACTCTGAAGGTTCAAAATATATGATTTATGACGGTTCAGGAAGATTGGTGAATTCAGGTAATGTTTCCGCTGATGGAAAAGTTAGCCTGGAAAAAATCGCTAATGGAAATTACGTTTTAACTATTCAATTAAAGAATGGTGAAAAAGTATCTGAGAAATTAATGATTAAGAAATAA